The Arachis duranensis cultivar V14167 chromosome 2, aradu.V14167.gnm2.J7QH, whole genome shotgun sequence genome has a window encoding:
- the LOC110277905 gene encoding serine carboxypeptidase-like 16: MASSSIINWSYICQVMFFALSLFLQLLPSEIEGIGAKVESLLGYDGPLPFHLETGYIGLGDSDDDMQVFYYFIKSENDPKNDPLLLWLTGGPGCSSFSGLSFQIGDLQFATCLFKSIILQPFLHVEIRTTI, translated from the exons ATGGCTTCTAGTTCCATTATTAATTGGAGTTACATTTGTCAAGTGATGTTTTTTGCTCTCTCACTTTTCTTGCAGCTTCTACCATCTGAGATTGAAGGTATTGGTGCAAAAGTTGAAAGCCTTCTTGGTTATGATGGACCCCTTCCCTTTCATCTTGAGACTGG gTATATTGGGTTGGGGGATTCAGATGATGACATGCAAgttttctactattttattaagTCAGAGAATGATCCTAAGAATGACCCTCTTTTGCTATGGCTCACTGGTGGCCCCGGTTGTTCTTCATTTTCCGGCCTTAGTTTTCAAATAGGTGATCTTCAATTCGCAACTTGTCTTTTCAAAAGTATAATTTTACAACCTTTTCTTCATGTAGAAATAAGAACTACCATTTAA
- the LOC107474957 gene encoding putative serine carboxypeptidase-like 52 isoform X1, translated as MGLISDELYWSLKKTCKGNIINVDSTNKLCVNDMEYYHELLEDVELYNILEIYCVHLHDPVKGTRWSPKRSLSEKIKAYPVPDIRCPIYDYFLCTEWMNNPAVRSALHIREGTIEKWKVCYSDNYVHDIRSSVPFHANLSVKGYPSLIYSGDHDAVIPFSSTQRWIRSLNYSIVDDWRPWYLNDQVAGYTRTYSNQMTFATIRGAGHTSQETKPDEGFAMFARWISNKPL; from the exons ATGGGACTTATCTCTGATGAACTCTATTGg TCCTTGAAGAAAACTTGTAAAGGGAACATTATAAATGTGGATTCCACAAATAAATTGTGTGTAAATGACATGGAATACTATCATGAG CTCCTTGAAGACGTTGAATTGTACAACATTTTGGAGATATATTGTGTTCATCTTCATGATCCTGTCAAAGGAACAAGATGGAGCCCCAAAAGATCTCTATCTGAGAAGATAAAGGCTTATCCGGTGCCGGATATTCGCTGTCCG ATTTATGATTACTTCCTTTGTACGGAATGGATGAACAATCCAGCTGTCCGCAGCGCATTGCATATTCGAGAG GGAACTATAGAGAAATGGAAAGTATGTTATAGCGACAATTATGTACATGACATCCGTAGCAGCGTTCCGTTTCATGCAAATCTCAGTGTAAAAGGCTACCCTTCCTTGATATACAG TGGAGATCACGACGCTGTGATTCCTTTCTCGTCGACTCAACGATGGATAAGGTCTCTAAATTACTCGATCGTAGATGATTGGAGGCCGTGGTATTTAAATGACCAAGTTGCGGG ATACACGAGGACTTACTCGAATCAAATGACATTTGCAACTATAAGA GGTGCAGGACATACATCTCAGGAGACTAAGCCAGACGAAGGTTTTGCCATGTTCGCTAGGTGGATATCTAATAAGCCTCTTTAA
- the LOC107474957 gene encoding putative serine carboxypeptidase-like 52 isoform X2: protein MGLISDELYWLLEDVELYNILEIYCVHLHDPVKGTRWSPKRSLSEKIKAYPVPDIRCPIYDYFLCTEWMNNPAVRSALHIREGTIEKWKVCYSDNYVHDIRSSVPFHANLSVKGYPSLIYSGDHDAVIPFSSTQRWIRSLNYSIVDDWRPWYLNDQVAGYTRTYSNQMTFATIRGAGHTSQETKPDEGFAMFARWISNKPL, encoded by the exons ATGGGACTTATCTCTGATGAACTCTATTGg CTCCTTGAAGACGTTGAATTGTACAACATTTTGGAGATATATTGTGTTCATCTTCATGATCCTGTCAAAGGAACAAGATGGAGCCCCAAAAGATCTCTATCTGAGAAGATAAAGGCTTATCCGGTGCCGGATATTCGCTGTCCG ATTTATGATTACTTCCTTTGTACGGAATGGATGAACAATCCAGCTGTCCGCAGCGCATTGCATATTCGAGAG GGAACTATAGAGAAATGGAAAGTATGTTATAGCGACAATTATGTACATGACATCCGTAGCAGCGTTCCGTTTCATGCAAATCTCAGTGTAAAAGGCTACCCTTCCTTGATATACAG TGGAGATCACGACGCTGTGATTCCTTTCTCGTCGACTCAACGATGGATAAGGTCTCTAAATTACTCGATCGTAGATGATTGGAGGCCGTGGTATTTAAATGACCAAGTTGCGGG ATACACGAGGACTTACTCGAATCAAATGACATTTGCAACTATAAGA GGTGCAGGACATACATCTCAGGAGACTAAGCCAGACGAAGGTTTTGCCATGTTCGCTAGGTGGATATCTAATAAGCCTCTTTAA